The proteins below come from a single Aegilops tauschii subsp. strangulata cultivar AL8/78 chromosome 6, Aet v6.0, whole genome shotgun sequence genomic window:
- the LOC109735383 gene encoding putative serpin-Z12 — translation MSRFGKTVLLCLALFAGWHLCSTLFAGAPPGGHSAEEKAVVSDAAGNASGLSLAREAGVRAAAGMGRNFVVSPLSIHAALAMVAAGARGETRRELLGLLGSASLDELHRAPAIKLVGRLNGLKQTSFACGVWVDRRRALRPEFTATGASRYAATAESVDFVSGAEQARRRVNGFVADKTKQRIRHILPPGSVDSSTAVILANALYFKGAWPEPFYVFTAPFHIPGGATVRVPSMTTGRSQYIALYPGFRALKLPYRNDGDHRAAFYMLILLPDSGALSLPDLYDKVVSSPEFIRKHTPEEEVEVRRFMVPRFKFTTEFEASSDMRKLGVTRAFAGGDFSGMVSGGDGRLSIGGVHHKATIEVDEQGTVAAAATAIDMAGSALPSEPPHFVDFVADRPFLFAVVEERTGTTLFLGHVVNPLAN, via the coding sequence ATGTCGCGCTTCGGGAAGACCGTCCTCCTCTGCTTGGCCCTGTTCGCCGGATGGCACCTCTGCTCGACCCTGTTCGCCGGCGCGCCTCCTGGTGGCCACTCTGCGGAGGAGAAAGCTGTAGTCAGCGACGCGGCCGGGAACGCGTCGGGCCTGAGTCTCGCCAGGGAGGCCGGCGTCCGGGCGGCGGCCGGCATGGGCCGCAACTTCGTCGTCTCGCCGCTGTCCATCCACGCGGCGCTCGCGATGGTGGCCGCCGGCGCGCGGGGCGAGACGCGCAGGGAGCTCCTGGGGCTCCTCGGGTCAGCGTCGCTCGACGAGCTTCACAGAGCTCCGGCGATCAAGCTTGTCGGCAGGCTCAACGGGCTAAAGCAGACGTCCTTCGCCTGCGGCGTGTGGGTCGACCGGAGGAGGGCGCTCAGGCCGGAGTTCACGGCCACCGGCGCATCGCGGTACGCCGCCACGGCGGAGTCCGTGGACTTCGTGTCGGGGGCCGAGCAGGCGAGGCGGCGAGTGAACGGCTTCGTGGCGGACAAGACGAAGCAGCGCATCCGTCACATCCTCCCTCCCGGCTCCGTCGACTCGTCCACGGCCGTCATCCTCGCCAACGCGCTCTACTTCAAAGGAGCGTGGCCTGAGCCGTTCTACGTCTTCACCGCGCCGTTCCACATCCCAGGCGGCGCCACCGTGCGCGTGCCGTCCATGACGACAGGCCGGTCACAGTACATCGCGCTCTACCCGGGCTTCAGGGCCCTCAAGCTTCCCTACAGGAACGACGGCGACCACCGTGCTGCATTCTACATGCTTATCCTTCTCCCGGACAGCGGCGCTCTCAGCCTCCCCGATCTCTACGACAAGGTGGTGTCATCGCCGGAGTTCATCAGGAAGCACACGCCAGAAGAGGAGGTTGAAGTACGGCGGTTCATGGTCCCCAGGTTCAAGTTCACGACCGAGTTCGAAGCGTCGTCCGACATGAGGAAGCTTGGTGTCACAAGGGCTTTCGCAGGCGGCGACTTCTCAGGCATGGTGAGCGGCGGGGATGGGCGGCTCTCCATCGGCGGGGTGCACCACAAGGCCACCATCGAGGTGGACGAGCAAGGTaccgtggccgctgctgccacgGCCATAGACATGGCTGGTAGCGCGCTTCCAAGCGAGCCGCCGCACTTTGTCGATTTTGTGGCGGATCGGCCATTCTTGTTTGCCGTGGTTGAGGAGAGGACGGGCACAACGCTGTTCCTTGGTCATGTGGTTAATCCTCTCGCTAACTGA
- the LOC109735374 gene encoding putative serpin-Z12 codes for MSRFGKAVLLCLALFAAWHFCSPLFADVPPRPGGDPAEEAPVASDAAGKASGLPLAREAGVREAAGAGRNFVISPLSIHAALAMVTAGARGDTRRELLGFLGSASLDELHRSPAIQLVGRLNGLTQTSFACGVWVDQRRALRPEFTATGASRYVATAESVDFVSGAELARRRVNAFVADATNQRIHDILPPGSVHSSTAVVLANALYFKGAWRRPFDVFTAPFHIPGGTTVRVPSMTTGRSQYIALYPGFRALKLPYRTDGDRQAAAFYMLILLPDNATLSLTDLYGMAVSMPEFIRKHTPEEEVPVGQFMVPKFKFTSEYEASSDMQKLGVTTAFKGGDFSGMVSGGDGRLSIGGVLHKATIEVDEQGTMAAAATAIAMYGSALRREPPHLVDFVADRPFLFAVVEERTGTTLFLGHVVNPLAN; via the coding sequence ATGTCCCGCTTCGGGAAGGCCGTCCTCCTCTGCTTGGCCCTGTTCGCCGCATGGCACTTCTGCTCGCCCCTGTTCGCCGACGTGCCTCCTCGTCCTGGTGGCGACCCTGCGGAGGAGGCGCCGGTAGCGAGCGACGCGGCCGGGAAAGCGTCCGGCCTGCCTCTCGCCAGGGAGGCCGGCGTCCGGGAGGCGGCCGGAGCGGGGCGCAACTTCGTCATCTCGCCGCTGTCCATCCACGCGGCGCTCGCGATGGTGACCGCCGGCGCGCGAGGCGACACGCGCAGGGAGCTCCTGGGTTTCCTCGGGTCAGCGTCGCTCGACGAGCTGCACCGCTCGCCGGCGATCCAGCTTGTGGGCAGGCTCAACGGCCTGACGCAGACGTCCTTCGCCTGCGGCGTGTGGGTCGACCAGAGGCGGGCGCTCAGGCCAGAGTTCACGGCCACCGGCGCGTCGCGGTACGTCGCCACGGCAGAATCTGTGGACTTTGTGTCGGGGGCCGAGCTGGCGAGGCGGCGCGTGAACGCCTTTGTGGCGGACGCGACGAACCAGCGCATCCATGACATACTCCCTCCCGGCTCCGTCCACTCGTCCACGGCGGTCGTCCTCGCCAACGCGCTCTACTTCAAAGGAGCGTGGCGTCGACCGTTCGACGTCTTCACCGCGCCGTTCCACATCCCAGGCGGCACCACCGTGCGCGTGCCATCCATGACAACAGGCCGGTCACAGTACATCGCTCTCTACCCGGGCTTCAGGGCCCTCAAACTGCCCTACAGGACCGACGGCGATCGGCAAGCTGCTGCATTCTACATGCTTATCCTTCTCCCGGACAACGCCACTCTCAGCCTCACGGATCTCTACGGCATGGCGGTGTCGATGCCAGAGTTCATAAGGAAGCACACGCCGGAAGAGGAAGTTCCAGTGGGGCAGTTCATGGTGCCCAAGTTCAAGTTCACCTCTGAGTATGAGGCGTCGTCAGACATGCAGAAGCTTGGTGTCACCACGGCTTTCAAAGGGGGCGACTTCTCAGGCATGGTGAGCGGTGGGGATGGGCGGCTCTCCATCGGCGGGGTGCTCCATAAGGCCACCATCGAGGTGGACGAGCAAGGCACCATGGCCGCTGCTGCCACGGCCATAGCCATGTATGGTAGCGCGCTTCGCAGGGAACCACCGCATCTGGTGGATTTTGTGGCGGATCGGCCGTTCTTATTTGCCGTGGTTGAGGAGAGGACGGGCACAACGTTGTTCCTTGGTCATGTGGTTAATCCTCTTGCTAACTGA